In Streptomyces nodosus, one DNA window encodes the following:
- a CDS encoding TetR/AcrR family transcriptional regulator has protein sequence MVRAGLNAERLARAGAEMADEVGFDQVTVSALARRFDVKVASLYSHVKNSRDLKTRIALFALEELSDRVAVALAGRAGRDALAAFADAYRVYAREHPGRYAAAQLRLDPETAAASAGVKHAQMTRALLRGYDLAEPDQTHAVRMLGGIVHGYIGLELGGGFSHTPVDPQESWSWIVDSLDALLRNRATS, from the coding sequence ATGGTTCGAGCAGGGTTGAATGCGGAACGTCTGGCCCGGGCGGGGGCGGAGATGGCCGATGAGGTCGGCTTCGACCAGGTGACCGTCTCGGCGCTCGCCCGGCGCTTCGACGTCAAGGTGGCGAGCCTGTACTCCCATGTGAAGAACTCCCGGGATCTGAAGACCAGGATCGCCCTGTTCGCCCTGGAGGAACTCTCCGACCGGGTCGCCGTCGCCCTCGCCGGGCGGGCCGGCCGGGACGCCCTGGCCGCCTTCGCGGACGCCTATCGCGTCTATGCCAGGGAGCACCCCGGCCGTTACGCCGCCGCCCAGCTCAGGCTCGACCCCGAGACCGCGGCCGCCAGCGCCGGTGTCAAGCACGCGCAGATGACGCGGGCGCTCCTGCGCGGCTACGACCTGGCGGAACCGGACCAGACGCATGCCGTCCGGATGCTGGGCGGCATCGTCCACGGCTATATCGGCCTGGAGCTGGGCGGAGGCTTCAGCCACACTCCCGTCGACCCGCAGGAGTCCTGGTCCTGGATCGTGGACTCCCTGGACGCCCTGCTGCGGAACCGCGCCACA
- a CDS encoding ABC transporter permease yields MSAQTLSAGTRTSPVASPSGLLRTMTRRHRPLFLAAGLVLLAVLGWAAADRAALFRASGEAHACIRAGGNCDAAFAQLANAETALQYFQFALMALPLLMGAFIGAPLIAQELERGTHRLMLTQSLSRARWLTAQLAVPAAVVLVTAVGCSLAAAWVRSAARGATAQNYWGRWETPVYSTFGIVPVAFALLALAVGILMGLLVRRTLPAMGLTLLLCAGLDALFLWVRPHLLPVRTWVGHGGYQLKGEVWMLSDGVVRADGSWLPYHRCPTPSGCRTGTVFEQYHSQDQFWPMQGVESALLLICAVAAVAVTCAVVRRRAF; encoded by the coding sequence ATGAGCGCACAGACCCTGTCCGCCGGCACCCGGACGTCGCCGGTCGCGTCCCCCTCGGGGCTGCTGCGCACGATGACCCGCAGGCACCGGCCCCTGTTCCTGGCCGCGGGCCTCGTCCTGCTCGCCGTCCTTGGCTGGGCCGCCGCCGACCGTGCGGCCCTGTTCCGGGCCTCCGGGGAGGCCCACGCGTGCATCCGGGCGGGCGGGAACTGCGATGCGGCGTTCGCCCAGCTGGCGAACGCCGAAACGGCCCTGCAGTACTTCCAGTTCGCCCTGATGGCCCTGCCGCTGCTGATGGGCGCGTTCATCGGCGCGCCGCTGATCGCGCAGGAACTGGAGCGGGGCACCCACCGGTTGATGCTGACCCAGTCGCTCTCCCGCGCCCGCTGGCTCACCGCCCAACTGGCCGTCCCCGCCGCCGTCGTGCTGGTCACCGCGGTGGGCTGCTCGCTGGCCGCGGCCTGGGTGCGCTCGGCCGCCCGCGGGGCCACCGCGCAGAACTACTGGGGCCGTTGGGAGACCCCGGTCTACTCCACCTTCGGCATCGTGCCCGTGGCCTTCGCCCTGCTGGCTCTCGCCGTCGGGATCCTCATGGGCCTCCTGGTGCGGCGCACCCTGCCCGCGATGGGCCTGACACTGCTCCTCTGCGCGGGTCTCGACGCCCTGTTCCTGTGGGTGCGGCCCCATCTGCTCCCGGTGCGCACCTGGGTCGGGCACGGTGGCTACCAGCTGAAGGGGGAGGTGTGGATGCTGAGCGACGGCGTGGTCCGCGCGGACGGCTCCTGGCTGCCCTACCACCGGTGCCCCACCCCGTCCGGCTGTCGCACGGGCACCGTCTTCGAGCAGTACCACTCGCAGGATCAGTTCTGGCCGATGCAGGGCGTCGAGTCGGCCCTCCTGCTGATCTGCGCCGTCGCGGCCGTCGCCGTCACCTGTGCGGTGGTGCGGCGCAGGGCCTTCTGA
- a CDS encoding ABC transporter ATP-binding protein, with translation MTDRTEGAAAVRADGLSVRRGAKAVLQGVRVEVPAGRVCALIGPNGAGKSTFLEAAAGLLRPHRGTIRLLGEDPGSHAGRARMAFVAQDKPLYGRLTVAETLAMGRDLNPGWRPELAERMLDERIPRNVRVGSLSGGQRTRVALALALGKAADVLLLDEPLADLDPLSRHHVTAVLMADAAERGTSILMSSHVLAELEGVADEVLVLDGGLVRMSGPVDDVLADHRLLTGPAPEPAPGKRGVADVPGLVEARTRGRQATLLVRGDGTAPGGPWQSEEPSLENVLMSYLRSPQAPPWSSRPADGTASTAGTAGRTGAAA, from the coding sequence ATGACCGACCGGACGGAGGGCGCGGCGGCCGTACGGGCCGACGGTCTGAGCGTGCGGCGGGGCGCAAAGGCCGTACTGCAAGGGGTCCGTGTGGAGGTGCCCGCAGGCCGGGTCTGCGCGCTGATCGGCCCCAACGGCGCGGGCAAGAGCACCTTCCTGGAGGCGGCCGCGGGACTGCTGCGCCCGCATCGGGGGACGATACGGCTGCTGGGCGAGGACCCGGGCAGCCACGCGGGACGGGCCCGGATGGCGTTCGTCGCGCAGGACAAGCCGCTGTACGGACGGCTCACCGTCGCCGAGACCCTGGCGATGGGCCGCGATCTCAACCCCGGCTGGCGGCCGGAACTCGCCGAGCGGATGCTCGACGAACGGATCCCCCGGAACGTGCGGGTCGGATCCCTGTCCGGAGGGCAGCGCACCCGCGTCGCCCTCGCCCTGGCGCTCGGCAAGGCGGCGGACGTACTGCTGCTGGACGAACCCCTGGCCGATCTGGACCCCCTGTCCCGCCACCATGTCACCGCCGTGCTGATGGCCGACGCCGCCGAGCGCGGCACCAGCATCCTGATGTCCTCACACGTCCTGGCCGAACTGGAGGGCGTGGCCGACGAGGTACTGGTGCTGGACGGCGGCCTCGTACGGATGTCGGGACCGGTCGACGATGTGCTCGCCGACCACCGGCTGCTCACCGGGCCGGCCCCCGAGCCCGCCCCCGGGAAGCGGGGCGTCGCCGACGTACCCGGCCTGGTGGAGGCCCGCACCCGCGGGCGGCAGGCGACGCTGCTGGTACGCGGCGACGGCACCGCGCCGGGCGGCCCCTGGCAGAGCGAAGAACCCTCCCTGGAGAACGTGTTGATGTCCTACCTGCGCTCCCCCCAGGCCCCGCCCTGGAGCTCCCGCCCCGCGGACGGCACCGCGTCGACGGCGGGCACGGCCGGCCGGACGGGGGCGGCGGCATGA
- a CDS encoding GntR family transcriptional regulator, which translates to MIEYRIERRSGVPTYQQIVRQTEQALRLGLLRPGDKLPTAREVVEATAVNPNTVLKAYRELERSGLVEPRPGLGTFVLRTLGMGETDSELRAELVRWTARARQAGLEQEDVIALVTSVVEREFADGAAESGADARAQKARTT; encoded by the coding sequence ATGATCGAGTACCGCATCGAGCGGCGCAGTGGGGTTCCCACCTATCAGCAGATCGTCCGGCAGACCGAACAGGCGCTGCGGCTGGGGTTGTTGCGGCCGGGGGACAAGCTCCCGACCGCGCGCGAGGTGGTGGAGGCCACCGCCGTGAACCCGAACACCGTGCTCAAGGCCTATCGGGAACTGGAACGTTCGGGTCTGGTCGAACCACGTCCGGGGCTCGGCACCTTTGTGCTGCGCACGCTCGGCATGGGAGAGACGGACAGCGAACTGCGGGCGGAGCTGGTGCGGTGGACGGCCCGGGCGCGTCAGGCCGGTCTTGAGCAGGAGGACGTCATCGCACTGGTGACGTCCGTGGTGGAACGGGAGTTCGCCGACGGTGCCGCAGAGAGCGGAGCCGATGCGCGGGCACAGAAGGCGAGGACGACATGA
- a CDS encoding BPL-N domain-containing protein has protein sequence MSRPADGANVACRGTRSGGGERPRAAEPSSAPSGRRPLALVYRGRASLPGCPEAVAELLASGPWDLDVRFTGPDEELPLSAESLSRARVYAQPGGGTLSPAYRRLRRRRSAIRDFVREGGCYLGFCLGGYLAGATPGFDLLPGDCDQYISSPGCTVHDESNTLVDVEWRGRPRTVFFQDGPYFVLDEGAEDADTTVLATYPNGTPAALVTGFGAGRVAVTGPHPEATDIWFADYSLPVQHTHDLALDLVQTALNAPGR, from the coding sequence ATGAGCAGGCCGGCGGACGGGGCGAACGTTGCCTGTCGGGGCACCAGGTCCGGGGGCGGAGAGCGGCCACGGGCTGCCGAACCGTCGTCCGCCCCGTCCGGACGGCGCCCGCTCGCCCTCGTCTACCGGGGGCGGGCCTCGCTGCCCGGCTGCCCGGAGGCGGTCGCGGAACTGCTCGCCTCGGGCCCCTGGGACCTGGACGTCCGCTTCACCGGCCCCGACGAGGAGCTGCCGCTGTCGGCCGAGTCGCTCTCCCGGGCCCGGGTGTACGCCCAGCCGGGCGGCGGCACGCTCTCCCCCGCCTATCGCCGACTGCGCCGCCGGCGGTCGGCGATCCGTGACTTCGTTCGGGAGGGCGGCTGCTATCTGGGCTTCTGCCTGGGCGGATATCTGGCCGGGGCGACCCCGGGGTTCGATCTGCTGCCCGGCGACTGCGACCAGTACATCTCCTCACCGGGGTGCACGGTCCACGACGAGAGCAACACCCTGGTGGACGTGGAGTGGCGCGGCAGGCCCCGTACGGTCTTCTTCCAGGACGGCCCGTACTTCGTCCTGGACGAGGGCGCCGAGGACGCGGACACCACGGTCCTGGCCACCTATCCGAACGGCACGCCCGCCGCGCTGGTGACCGGGTTCGGCGCCGGGCGGGTGGCGGTGACGGGACCCCACCCGGAGGCCACGGACATCTGGTTCGCCGACTACTCCCTTCCGGTCCAGCACACCCATGACCTGGCCCTGGACCTCGTTCAGACGGCACTGAACGCTCCCGGGCGGTAG
- a CDS encoding Pls/PosA family non-ribosomal peptide synthetase has protein sequence MASHTEAPLVVPPGGHTGPGTADVDGRMHRFFESTCDRAPSAVALECEQERLTYAALDARANQVAHQLRALGVARGSRVAVMLPRCVDLYACLLGIGKAGAVFVPIDPASPPDRIAFILGDAEVAVLLTTSALGDAAAGAEKAGGCRVIRVDTWAQALAARPTARPPSVIPAAGRAESDPLAYITYTSGSSGRPKGVEIAQSSICNFLRVVTPVYDVRAHDRVYQGMTISFDFSVEEIWPTWMAGATLVAGPTGPGRLGDELADFLEEHEITVLYCVPTLLATIPRDLPRIRSIVVGGEACPGRLVERWSGPGRRILNTYGPTETTVTATWTELLPGRPVTIGRPLPTYSAVLLDERCRPVPRGAVGEICLGGPGLARGYVGRPDLTADRFIEHRLAPRGGRLYRTGDLGRITDDGEIEYLGRADAEVKIRGYRVALGEIDDVLLEDPGVAEAVTALVAAPTPEHRDTAGRGDGDGEGDTVLAAYVVPATNGRTAHRPDKDGRGAGTAPDDTLAVRLNQRLRRTLPAYMVPSFLDVLDRLPAMPSGKVDRRRLPAPSGRRLGDTGRVVPARGAWETRVRDVWAQVLGIAPESLSAEADFFTDLGGHSLLAARAVSLLRGQDDGTGLTLRDLYGHPTVRTLAARLSASETTAGTTTASPPRAEALRHGRGRIALAGLAQAGTFYLLLVLLTLPVAVSYATRHGAVSGWRLAEPAFALIAGYLLLRWIVPVVLARPLAAGIGPGRYPLWGATYLRLWALNLLLAAFSPLRVLSGSPLMAPYLRLLGARVGARTTIATGMIALPALLRIGDDAAIGYGASLRPWEVVDGWVTVAPITIGERSYVGANAVLEPGASLGRRAGLGEQSLIGQGEAVPEGARRAGSPGRPVEALTPAVETMLERDGDLDPWRPRHWAAALLGLLFLEVAVLVMAGPSIALFWFAWLRWGTLAGLAATLVSGPVWVVTVCCVVALGKRLVLPRIPLGIQPARSSLGVRKWVADKLLEDSLTFTNSLYATLYTVPWLRLLGARVGRGAEVSTTAYIDPDLLTLGEASFVADMASVGSAAFAADRVAFGPTEVGSRAFVGNAALVPAGTELGTGSLVGVGTVPPPDRVPEGTTWLGSPALRLPVRQSSGPYPEELTYRPPRKAVLGRLAIEFFRIVVPPTVLEISAYLYLRVLSGLAPRAGVTAAVAVVSPGLVVGAVLTALVCCVTVKHLVVGRYRPRVEPLWNLFVRRTEFVTGLFEGAAVPAGVGALAGTPFLPRVLRLFGARIGRRTWIGTTFLTEFDLVEVGDDAAVGVNVSLQTHLFEDRVMKMSTVTVRSGTSIGTRAIVLYDAVVGEGVRLGPLSLVMKGEQLAPGTMWQGLPTEGMQERSIADPGEPPPSERGRSTGARR, from the coding sequence ATGGCCTCCCACACCGAGGCCCCGCTCGTCGTCCCGCCCGGCGGTCACACCGGCCCGGGCACGGCGGACGTGGACGGCCGTATGCACCGCTTCTTCGAATCCACCTGTGACCGCGCACCGTCGGCCGTGGCGCTGGAGTGCGAACAGGAGCGACTGACCTACGCCGCACTGGACGCCCGCGCCAACCAGGTCGCCCACCAGCTGCGCGCTCTCGGCGTCGCGAGAGGATCACGCGTCGCGGTCATGCTGCCGCGCTGTGTCGACCTGTATGCGTGCCTGCTGGGCATCGGCAAGGCGGGGGCGGTCTTCGTACCGATCGACCCGGCGTCACCGCCGGACCGGATCGCGTTCATCCTGGGCGACGCGGAGGTCGCCGTACTGCTGACCACATCCGCCCTCGGGGACGCCGCGGCGGGGGCCGAGAAGGCCGGGGGATGCCGGGTGATACGGGTCGACACCTGGGCGCAGGCTCTCGCGGCCCGGCCGACGGCCCGCCCGCCCTCCGTGATCCCGGCCGCGGGCCGGGCCGAGAGCGACCCGCTCGCCTACATCACCTACACCTCGGGATCCAGCGGCAGGCCCAAAGGGGTGGAGATCGCCCAGTCGAGCATCTGCAACTTCCTCCGGGTGGTGACACCCGTCTACGACGTACGGGCCCACGACCGGGTCTACCAGGGCATGACCATCTCGTTCGACTTCTCCGTCGAGGAGATCTGGCCGACCTGGATGGCCGGAGCCACGCTGGTCGCCGGACCGACCGGCCCCGGGCGGCTCGGCGACGAACTCGCCGACTTCCTGGAGGAGCACGAGATCACGGTCCTGTACTGCGTGCCCACGCTGCTGGCCACCATCCCCCGGGACCTGCCGCGGATCCGCAGCATCGTGGTGGGGGGCGAGGCATGTCCGGGGCGGCTGGTCGAGCGGTGGAGCGGGCCCGGACGCCGCATCCTCAACACCTACGGACCGACCGAGACCACCGTCACGGCGACCTGGACGGAGCTGCTTCCGGGCCGGCCCGTGACCATCGGGCGGCCCCTGCCGACCTACTCGGCGGTGCTGCTCGACGAGCGGTGCCGGCCCGTCCCCCGCGGCGCCGTCGGGGAGATCTGCCTGGGCGGTCCCGGGCTGGCCCGCGGCTATGTGGGCAGACCGGATCTGACCGCCGACCGCTTCATCGAGCACCGTCTCGCACCCCGCGGCGGACGGCTCTACCGCACCGGTGACCTGGGCCGGATCACCGACGACGGGGAGATCGAGTATCTGGGGCGGGCCGACGCCGAGGTGAAGATCCGCGGATACCGGGTGGCGCTCGGCGAGATCGACGATGTGCTGCTGGAGGACCCCGGGGTCGCCGAGGCGGTCACCGCGCTGGTGGCGGCACCGACCCCGGAACACCGGGACACGGCCGGCCGGGGCGACGGTGATGGCGAGGGCGACACGGTTCTCGCCGCCTATGTCGTGCCCGCCACGAACGGCCGGACCGCACACCGTCCGGACAAGGACGGCCGGGGCGCGGGCACCGCCCCGGACGACACCCTGGCCGTCCGCCTGAACCAGCGTCTGCGCCGCACCCTGCCCGCCTATATGGTGCCGTCCTTCCTCGACGTCCTCGACCGGCTGCCCGCCATGCCGAGCGGCAAGGTCGACCGCCGGCGGCTGCCCGCCCCCAGCGGCCGCAGGCTCGGGGACACCGGCCGGGTGGTGCCCGCCCGCGGCGCGTGGGAGACCCGGGTGCGGGACGTCTGGGCCCAGGTCCTCGGCATCGCCCCGGAGTCGCTTTCGGCGGAGGCGGACTTCTTCACCGACCTCGGCGGCCACTCCCTGCTGGCGGCGCGCGCCGTGTCGCTGCTGCGCGGCCAGGACGACGGCACCGGCCTCACCCTGCGCGACCTCTACGGACATCCGACCGTGCGGACGCTGGCGGCACGGCTGAGCGCCTCGGAAACCACCGCCGGCACCACGACCGCATCGCCGCCCCGCGCGGAGGCGCTCCGCCACGGCCGCGGCCGGATCGCGCTCGCCGGACTGGCCCAGGCCGGCACGTTCTACCTGCTGCTGGTCCTGCTCACCCTGCCGGTGGCCGTCAGCTACGCCACCCGCCACGGCGCTGTCTCCGGCTGGCGGCTGGCGGAGCCGGCGTTCGCCCTGATCGCCGGATATCTGCTGCTGCGCTGGATCGTCCCGGTCGTCCTCGCACGTCCGCTGGCGGCCGGCATCGGCCCGGGCCGTTATCCCCTGTGGGGGGCGACCTATCTGCGGCTGTGGGCGCTGAACCTGCTGTTGGCCGCCTTCAGCCCGCTACGGGTGCTGAGCGGCTCCCCCCTGATGGCCCCCTATCTGCGCCTGCTCGGGGCACGTGTCGGAGCCCGCACCACCATCGCCACCGGCATGATCGCCCTGCCGGCCCTGCTGCGCATCGGCGACGACGCCGCGATCGGCTACGGGGCCTCGCTGCGCCCCTGGGAGGTGGTGGACGGCTGGGTCACGGTCGCCCCCATCACGATCGGCGAGCGGTCGTACGTCGGCGCCAACGCGGTGCTCGAACCCGGTGCGTCCCTGGGCCGCCGGGCAGGGCTCGGTGAGCAGTCCCTGATCGGCCAGGGCGAGGCGGTCCCCGAGGGAGCGCGCCGGGCGGGATCGCCGGGCCGCCCCGTCGAGGCCCTGACACCCGCCGTCGAGACCATGCTGGAACGGGACGGCGACTTGGACCCCTGGCGGCCACGGCACTGGGCCGCGGCGCTGCTCGGACTGCTGTTCCTCGAAGTGGCCGTGCTGGTGATGGCCGGGCCGAGCATCGCGCTGTTCTGGTTCGCCTGGCTGCGCTGGGGCACCCTGGCCGGACTGGCCGCCACCCTGGTGTCCGGCCCCGTATGGGTGGTCACGGTGTGCTGCGTCGTGGCCCTCGGCAAGCGCCTGGTGCTGCCCCGGATACCGCTCGGCATCCAGCCGGCGCGTTCCTCGCTCGGCGTACGCAAGTGGGTCGCGGACAAGCTCCTCGAGGACAGCCTCACCTTCACCAACTCGCTCTACGCCACCCTGTACACGGTGCCGTGGCTACGGCTGCTGGGGGCGCGCGTGGGCCGGGGCGCCGAGGTGTCCACCACCGCGTACATCGACCCGGATCTGCTCACCCTGGGGGAGGCCAGTTTCGTCGCCGACATGGCGAGCGTGGGCTCCGCCGCGTTCGCGGCCGACCGGGTGGCGTTCGGGCCCACCGAGGTGGGCAGCCGCGCCTTCGTCGGCAATGCGGCGCTGGTACCGGCCGGAACGGAGCTGGGGACGGGCTCACTGGTCGGGGTGGGCACCGTGCCGCCCCCGGACCGGGTGCCCGAGGGCACCACCTGGCTCGGCTCGCCCGCACTGCGGCTGCCGGTGCGTCAGAGCAGCGGCCCCTACCCCGAGGAACTGACCTACCGGCCGCCCCGCAAGGCGGTGCTGGGCCGCCTGGCCATCGAGTTCTTCCGGATCGTCGTGCCCCCGACGGTGCTGGAGATCAGCGCCTATCTCTATCTGCGGGTGCTGTCCGGACTGGCCCCCCGGGCGGGGGTGACGGCGGCGGTGGCCGTGGTGTCGCCCGGCCTCGTGGTGGGCGCCGTGCTCACCGCCCTCGTCTGCTGTGTGACCGTCAAGCACCTCGTGGTCGGACGGTACCGGCCGCGGGTCGAGCCCCTGTGGAACCTCTTCGTCCGGCGTACGGAGTTCGTCACCGGTCTCTTCGAGGGCGCCGCGGTCCCGGCCGGGGTGGGGGCCCTGGCGGGAACCCCGTTCCTGCCCCGGGTGCTCCGGCTGTTCGGCGCCAGGATCGGTCGGCGCACCTGGATCGGCACCACCTTCCTCACCGAGTTCGATCTGGTGGAGGTCGGCGACGACGCGGCGGTCGGCGTGAATGTCTCGTTGCAGACACACCTGTTCGAAGACCGGGTCATGAAGATGTCGACGGTGACCGTCCGGTCCGGTACGAGCATCGGCACCCGCGCCATCGTGCTGTACGACGCGGTGGTGGGCGAGGGCGTCAGACTCGGACCGCTGTCCCTGGTCATGAAGGGCGAACAGCTGGCCCCGGGCACGATGTGGCAGGGGCTGCCCACCGAGGGGATGCAAGAGCGGTCCATCGCCGACCCGGGCGAACCGCCGCCGTCGGAGCGAGGACGCAGCACGGGAGCGCGGCGATGA
- a CDS encoding TetR/AcrR family transcriptional regulator: MPKQVVPEEGRRRRRPTRSGTVLSESLIVETALRMLREHGSAGLSARRLGVALDCDPSTLYRYFRGMDDLTLAIGDALIGQALRGWEPTGRWREDLRSVGVRIHAAYVAHPQAAQLTASRVTGRANELAADEAVLEVLRTAGFPLPDTVRIYHAFIDQTLAFAALDAASLALPRAALRADEDIWRSTYARLPAATHPRIAEAAPLLATRMVTSAYPTALDMLLESAAARLEVLGRKGPDADPDAG, translated from the coding sequence GTGCCGAAGCAGGTGGTGCCGGAGGAGGGGCGACGGAGGCGCCGTCCCACCAGGAGCGGCACGGTGCTGTCCGAGAGCCTGATCGTCGAGACCGCGCTGCGGATGCTGCGGGAGCACGGCAGCGCGGGACTCAGCGCACGACGCCTGGGCGTGGCGCTGGACTGCGACCCGAGCACCCTCTACCGCTACTTCCGCGGCATGGACGACCTCACCCTCGCCATCGGCGACGCCCTCATCGGCCAGGCCCTGCGCGGCTGGGAGCCCACGGGGCGGTGGCGGGAGGATCTGCGGTCCGTGGGAGTGCGCATCCACGCCGCCTATGTCGCCCATCCGCAGGCGGCCCAGCTGACCGCCAGCCGGGTCACCGGCCGGGCGAACGAACTGGCGGCCGACGAGGCGGTCCTCGAGGTGCTGCGCACGGCCGGGTTCCCGCTGCCCGACACGGTGCGGATCTACCACGCCTTCATCGATCAGACGCTCGCCTTCGCCGCGCTGGACGCCGCCTCCCTGGCGCTGCCCCGTGCCGCACTCCGCGCCGACGAGGACATCTGGCGCTCGACCTACGCCCGGCTGCCCGCCGCGACCCATCCGCGGATCGCGGAGGCCGCGCCCCTCCTCGCGACCCGCATGGTCACCAGCGCCTATCCGACGGCGCTGGACATGCTGCTGGAGAGCGCGGCCGCACGGCTGGAGGTGCTGGGCCGAAAGGGTCCGGACGCGGACCCGGACGCGGGCTGA
- a CDS encoding saccharopine dehydrogenase family protein: protein MRVLLVGAGGVGTAITRIAARREFFEAMVVADHDPARAEAAVAALDGDGRFLAETVDAGDEAAVAALLTRHRCDILLNATDPRFVMPLFGAAQTAGAGYLDMAMSLSRPHPERPYQECGVKLGDAQFARAAEWEEQGALALVGMGVEPGLSDVFARYAADELFDEIEEIGVRDGANLTVDGHDFAPSFNIWTTIEECLNPPVVYESGRGWFTTEPFSEPEVFDFPEGIGEVECVNVEHEEVLLVPRWVDARRVTFKYGLGTEFIETLKTLHLLGLDRTDPVTVPSAAGPVAVSPRDVVAACLPDPATLGDRMHGKTCAGTWVRGRKDGAEREVYLYHVVDNQWSMAEYGCQAVVWQTALNPVVALELVASGTWSGSGVLGPEAFPARPFLDLLREYGSPWGIREQ from the coding sequence ATGCGTGTACTGCTCGTGGGAGCCGGCGGTGTGGGCACCGCGATCACCCGGATCGCCGCCCGGCGTGAGTTCTTCGAGGCGATGGTGGTCGCCGACCACGACCCGGCCCGCGCCGAGGCCGCGGTGGCGGCCCTGGACGGCGACGGCCGGTTCCTCGCCGAGACCGTGGACGCCGGCGACGAGGCGGCGGTGGCCGCCCTGCTGACGCGGCACCGCTGCGACATACTGCTCAACGCCACCGACCCGCGGTTCGTGATGCCGCTGTTCGGGGCGGCGCAAACGGCCGGCGCCGGCTATCTCGACATGGCGATGTCCCTGTCCCGGCCGCACCCGGAGCGCCCGTACCAGGAGTGCGGGGTCAAGCTCGGTGACGCACAGTTCGCGCGGGCCGCCGAGTGGGAGGAGCAGGGCGCGCTGGCGCTCGTCGGGATGGGTGTGGAGCCGGGGCTGTCGGATGTGTTCGCCCGGTACGCGGCCGATGAACTCTTCGACGAGATCGAGGAGATCGGTGTCCGCGACGGCGCGAACCTCACGGTGGACGGCCATGACTTCGCGCCGTCCTTCAACATCTGGACCACCATCGAGGAATGCCTCAACCCGCCGGTCGTCTACGAGTCCGGGCGCGGCTGGTTCACCACGGAGCCGTTCAGCGAGCCCGAGGTGTTCGACTTCCCCGAGGGCATCGGCGAGGTGGAATGCGTGAATGTGGAGCACGAGGAGGTGCTGCTGGTCCCGCGCTGGGTGGACGCCCGCCGTGTCACCTTCAAGTACGGGCTGGGCACGGAGTTCATCGAGACGCTGAAGACCCTCCACCTGCTGGGCCTGGACCGCACGGACCCGGTGACGGTGCCGAGCGCGGCCGGTCCGGTCGCCGTCTCGCCCCGGGACGTCGTCGCGGCCTGTCTGCCGGACCCGGCGACGCTGGGCGACCGCATGCACGGCAAGACCTGTGCGGGCACCTGGGTGCGCGGCCGCAAGGACGGGGCGGAGCGCGAGGTGTATCTGTACCACGTCGTCGACAACCAGTGGTCCATGGCGGAGTACGGCTGTCAGGCCGTGGTGTGGCAGACGGCCCTCAATCCGGTGGTCGCCCTCGAACTCGTCGCCTCCGGCACCTGGAGCGGGTCCGGTGTCCTCGGCCCCGAGGCCTTCCCCGCCCGGCCGTTCCTGGATCTGCTCAGGGAGTACGGCTCCCCGTGGGGCATCCGCGAACAGTGA
- a CDS encoding class I SAM-dependent methyltransferase translates to MAQEAGSRLHGGSDGPGRYGERMFRPGDEGESARIDLGALTYDPLTLARLRQLGAGPGWRCLDVGAGTGTVARALLREAGVAEVVAADRDIRFLRDRPLPGLTPVEADVTSDRFGPALFGPARFDLVHARFVLMHLPSPARMIERLAGLLAPGGVLVVSDAVDLTTGTAPDTPYTIALRAMWQGLRRTIGTDVSWVPHCPQLMVAAGLESVAAEIHVPPLIPGSPNNRFWARTWDRARPVMVATGLVDDAGIDEAERWLDDPTGAALSPGMLTAWGRRPGP, encoded by the coding sequence ATGGCACAGGAGGCCGGTTCCCGGCTCCATGGGGGATCCGACGGTCCCGGGCGCTACGGGGAGCGGATGTTCCGCCCGGGGGACGAGGGAGAGTCGGCCCGTATCGACCTCGGGGCGCTCACCTACGACCCCCTGACCCTCGCGCGGCTGCGGCAGCTGGGCGCCGGACCGGGGTGGCGGTGCCTGGACGTGGGTGCCGGAACCGGGACCGTGGCCCGTGCGCTGCTGCGAGAGGCGGGCGTCGCCGAGGTGGTGGCGGCGGACCGGGACATCCGGTTCCTCAGGGACCGCCCGCTGCCCGGGCTGACCCCCGTCGAGGCCGATGTGACCTCCGACCGTTTCGGGCCGGCTCTCTTCGGGCCCGCTCGCTTCGACCTGGTGCACGCCCGGTTCGTGCTGATGCATCTGCCGTCCCCCGCCCGCATGATCGAGCGGCTCGCCGGGCTGCTGGCGCCGGGAGGCGTACTGGTGGTGAGCGACGCGGTCGACCTGACGACCGGCACCGCTCCGGACACGCCCTACACGATCGCCCTGCGCGCCATGTGGCAGGGGCTGCGCCGGACGATCGGCACCGATGTCTCCTGGGTGCCCCACTGCCCGCAGCTGATGGTGGCCGCCGGCCTCGAGTCCGTGGCCGCCGAGATCCATGTGCCGCCCCTGATCCCGGGCAGCCCCAACAACCGTTTCTGGGCCCGTACCTGGGACCGTGCGCGGCCCGTGATGGTGGCGACGGGGCTGGTGGACGACGCCGGGATCGACGAGGCCGAGCGCTGGCTGGACGATCCCACCGGCGCCGCGCTGTCCCCCGGGATGCTGACCGCCTGGGGACGGCGGCCGGGTCCGTAG